Proteins encoded in a region of the Deefgea piscis genome:
- a CDS encoding bestrophin-like domain has product MYLQWIASALALSLFLGMLLCVEIGRRMGVAQLRKEPGMPKGFGASESAIFALLGLILAFSFSGAATRFEAHRQLIAAEANAIGTAYLRLDLLPSRAQIELKSLFKRYIDVRISSYSRNEDRVATQQAHAQTAALQQQIWQSATASYDLVDARPNLDLILPDALNAMFDITTTRAEALDNHPPLIVFLLLPLLALVSALLVGFDMSNNKHRRWLHIVSFAAVMSLTVYVIIDLEYPRLGLIRINAADQVLIDLRSSM; this is encoded by the coding sequence ATGTACCTACAATGGATCGCCAGTGCTTTGGCCTTGAGTTTATTTTTGGGAATGCTGCTCTGTGTTGAGATCGGTCGGCGAATGGGGGTTGCGCAATTACGCAAAGAGCCTGGCATGCCCAAGGGATTTGGCGCATCGGAAAGCGCCATTTTTGCCCTATTGGGTTTGATTTTGGCGTTTTCATTTTCTGGTGCTGCCACGCGTTTTGAAGCACATCGTCAGCTGATTGCCGCCGAAGCTAATGCCATTGGCACGGCTTATTTACGTCTTGATTTACTGCCCAGCCGCGCGCAAATTGAACTCAAATCGCTATTTAAACGCTATATCGACGTACGGATTTCAAGCTATAGCCGCAACGAAGATCGCGTCGCAACGCAGCAAGCCCACGCCCAAACGGCGGCTTTGCAACAACAAATCTGGCAAAGCGCAACAGCCAGCTATGACTTAGTGGATGCGCGTCCCAATTTAGATTTAATTTTGCCCGATGCACTGAACGCCATGTTTGACATCACCACCACTCGAGCAGAGGCCCTCGACAATCATCCCCCGCTGATTGTTTTTCTGCTGCTGCCCCTATTAGCACTCGTCAGTGCATTACTGGTGGGCTTTGATATGTCGAACAATAAACATCGCCGCTGGCTGCATATTGTGTCTTTTGCTGCCGTGATGTCATTAACGGTCTACGTCATTATTGATTTGGAATATCCACGCCTTGGCTTAATCCGCATTAACGCTGCTGATCAAGTATTAATTGATTTACGCAGTAGCATGTAA